From Microlunatus capsulatus, a single genomic window includes:
- a CDS encoding ATP-dependent DNA helicase — MSVHLLTPPAPTRRLRDTDDLVDALGIAFSEQQLDAITAPLEPGVIIAGAGSGKTTVMAARVVWLVGTGAVRPEEVLGLTFTRKAAAELSARVRAALLKAGVVSDRGVDESGEQLVMTYDAFAARLVSEHGLRLGYEADPTMVSGATRYRLASRVVKAAAGPFEFLSRLRPASVTERVLKLDAELQSHLVAAEALDAQAREMLLGWESAPPNRYGNVYADVKKAVIAAQERLELASLVLDYQELKRRLGLVEFADQMAIAARLAEEVPQVSATLRAAFRVVLLDEYQDTSAAQAITLRHLFSGPVPSLGLGHPVTAVGDPFQAIYGWRGAAASNILGFARDFPRADFSPSRRFALTVNRRSGQTILDVANELSRPLRSTTLPGTADDAAQEGLGLLHAPEGTAPGTVRAATFDTWPEEVRWIGDQIVAAHTGGQAPHWADIAVLTRRNADIAPLYAELSARDVPVEIVGLGGLLHLPEVVDVTATLRLVADVTANPDLIRLLTGPRWQVGPRDLALLGRRARDLARGGDPRRADDAADAGAPPDVVAALSDAVAGVDPTEVVSLLDALESPGEEPYSAAARERFARLAAELAYLRRHSDEPLLDLTRRIVVTLGLDVELVATREFEQSNRRDQLGAFLDAVADYVDVDGEASLTGLLAYFQAEIDQGAGLEQAVPSDREAVKLLTVHKAKGLEWEVVFLPALMKGVFPSDRVTDNWVTNPAVLPAELRGDADAIPHLEEASNAGLAAYKAELTRQQLLAEDRLAYVAATRARQLLVGTGHYWRADLSKPRTPSVYLRAILDEAGRQGEVVAEATPSGPDNPLVTAAAPQPWPKPLDPDAWARRQTAAGHVEEARRRQARTGSYEPAGGAEQLLLDAEEVVAGWDSDIDKLLAELAASRSGEQGVVLPETLSATAVLRMTADPDGYAADLARPMPRPPSRAARFGTRFHSWVEHYFGPRLGHGGLGQQQLVDPDDLPDRVDGGTEDETELRELCEAFVAGRFGASAPYAVEAPFSLLLAGRLVRGRIDAVYRLPDAADGRARWQVVDWKTSRLDDADPLQLALYRLAWAEVQQVPLAQVDAVFYHVRSDQLVRPQGLGDRSALEALLLDRG; from the coding sequence GTGAGCGTCCACCTGCTGACCCCGCCCGCCCCGACCCGTCGGCTGCGGGACACCGACGACCTCGTCGACGCCCTGGGGATCGCCTTCTCCGAGCAGCAGCTCGACGCCATCACCGCCCCGCTCGAGCCCGGCGTCATCATCGCCGGCGCCGGCTCGGGCAAGACGACGGTGATGGCAGCCCGGGTGGTCTGGTTGGTGGGCACCGGCGCCGTTCGGCCCGAGGAGGTGCTGGGGCTCACCTTCACCCGCAAGGCCGCCGCCGAGCTGTCGGCCCGCGTCCGCGCCGCGCTGCTCAAGGCCGGCGTCGTGTCCGACCGCGGCGTCGACGAGTCCGGCGAGCAGCTGGTGATGACCTACGACGCCTTCGCCGCCCGGCTGGTCTCCGAGCACGGCCTGCGGCTGGGCTACGAGGCCGACCCGACGATGGTCAGCGGGGCGACCCGCTACCGGCTCGCGTCACGGGTGGTCAAGGCCGCGGCGGGGCCGTTCGAGTTCCTGTCCCGGCTGCGGCCCGCGTCGGTGACCGAGCGGGTGCTCAAGCTGGACGCCGAGCTGCAGTCGCACCTCGTCGCCGCCGAGGCCCTCGACGCCCAGGCCCGGGAGATGCTGCTGGGCTGGGAGTCGGCGCCGCCGAACCGCTACGGCAACGTCTACGCCGACGTGAAGAAGGCCGTCATCGCCGCCCAGGAGCGGCTGGAGCTGGCGAGCCTGGTGCTGGACTACCAGGAGCTGAAGCGCCGGCTCGGGCTGGTCGAGTTCGCCGACCAGATGGCCATCGCGGCGCGGCTGGCCGAGGAGGTGCCGCAGGTCTCCGCGACGCTGCGGGCCGCCTTCAGGGTCGTGCTGCTCGACGAGTACCAGGACACCTCCGCCGCGCAGGCCATCACGCTGCGGCACCTGTTCTCGGGGCCGGTGCCCTCGCTGGGCCTGGGGCACCCGGTCACCGCCGTCGGCGACCCGTTCCAGGCCATCTACGGCTGGCGCGGGGCGGCGGCCAGCAACATCCTCGGCTTCGCCCGCGACTTCCCGCGCGCCGACTTCAGCCCCAGCCGCCGGTTCGCGCTCACGGTCAACCGTCGCAGCGGCCAGACGATCCTGGACGTCGCCAACGAGCTCAGCCGCCCGCTCCGCTCGACGACGCTGCCCGGCACGGCCGACGACGCCGCGCAGGAGGGGCTGGGCCTGCTGCACGCCCCCGAGGGGACCGCGCCCGGCACCGTCCGCGCGGCGACCTTCGACACCTGGCCGGAGGAGGTGCGCTGGATCGGGGACCAGATCGTCGCCGCGCACACCGGCGGGCAGGCCCCGCACTGGGCCGACATCGCCGTGCTCACCCGGCGCAACGCCGACATCGCCCCGCTGTACGCCGAGCTGAGCGCCCGCGACGTGCCGGTGGAGATCGTCGGCCTCGGCGGGCTGCTGCACCTGCCCGAGGTGGTCGACGTGACAGCCACCCTGCGGCTGGTCGCCGACGTCACCGCCAACCCCGACCTCATCCGGCTGCTCACCGGGCCGCGCTGGCAGGTCGGCCCCCGCGACCTCGCCCTGCTGGGCCGCCGGGCCCGCGACCTGGCCCGCGGCGGCGACCCGCGCCGGGCCGACGACGCCGCTGACGCGGGCGCCCCGCCCGACGTCGTCGCGGCGCTGTCCGACGCTGTGGCCGGGGTCGACCCGACGGAGGTCGTCAGCCTCCTCGACGCGCTGGAGAGCCCGGGGGAGGAGCCGTACTCGGCCGCGGCCCGGGAGCGGTTCGCCCGGCTCGCGGCCGAGCTGGCCTACCTGCGCCGGCACAGCGACGAGCCGCTGCTGGACCTCACCCGGCGGATCGTGGTGACGCTCGGCCTCGACGTCGAGCTGGTCGCCACCCGGGAGTTCGAGCAGAGCAACCGCCGCGACCAGCTGGGCGCCTTCCTCGACGCCGTGGCCGACTACGTCGACGTCGACGGCGAGGCCTCGCTGACGGGGCTGCTGGCCTACTTCCAGGCCGAGATCGACCAGGGCGCCGGGCTGGAGCAGGCCGTCCCGTCCGACCGCGAGGCCGTGAAGCTGCTGACGGTGCACAAGGCCAAGGGCCTGGAGTGGGAGGTCGTCTTCCTGCCCGCGCTGATGAAGGGCGTCTTCCCCAGCGACCGGGTCACCGACAACTGGGTGACCAACCCGGCCGTGCTGCCCGCGGAGCTGCGCGGCGACGCGGACGCGATCCCGCACCTGGAGGAGGCCTCCAACGCGGGCCTGGCCGCCTACAAGGCCGAGCTCACCCGCCAGCAGCTGCTGGCCGAGGACCGGCTGGCCTACGTCGCCGCCACCCGCGCGCGGCAGCTGCTGGTCGGCACCGGGCACTACTGGCGGGCCGACCTGAGCAAGCCGCGCACGCCGTCGGTGTACCTGCGGGCGATCCTCGACGAGGCCGGCCGCCAGGGCGAGGTGGTGGCCGAGGCGACGCCGTCGGGTCCCGACAACCCGCTGGTCACCGCGGCCGCCCCGCAGCCGTGGCCCAAGCCGCTGGACCCCGACGCCTGGGCGCGCCGGCAGACGGCGGCCGGGCACGTCGAGGAGGCCCGCCGGCGGCAGGCCCGCACCGGCAGCTACGAGCCCGCGGGCGGGGCCGAGCAGCTGCTGCTGGACGCCGAGGAGGTGGTGGCCGGCTGGGACTCCGACATCGACAAGCTGCTGGCCGAGCTGGCGGCGTCCCGCTCCGGCGAGCAGGGGGTCGTGCTGCCCGAGACGCTCTCGGCCACGGCTGTCCTCCGGATGACCGCCGACCCCGACGGCTACGCGGCCGACCTCGCGCGGCCGATGCCCCGGCCGCCGTCGCGGGCGGCCCGGTTCGGCACCCGCTTCCACTCCTGGGTCGAGCACTACTTCGGCCCGCGGCTGGGCCACGGCGGGCTCGGCCAGCAGCAGCTGGTGGACCCCGACGACCTGCCGGACCGCGTCGACGGCGGGACCGAGGACGAGACCGAGCTGCGCGAGCTGTGCGAGGCCTTCGTCGCCGGCCGGTTCGGGGCCTCGGCCCCGTACGCCGTCGAGGCGCCGTTCAGCCTGCTGCTCGCCGGCCGGCTGGTCCGCGGCCGGATCGACGCCGTCTACCGGCTGCCCGACGCCGCCGACGGCCGCGCCCGCTGGCAGGTCGTGGACTGGAAGACCAGCCGGCTCGACGACGCCGACCCGCTGCAGCTCGCGCTCTACCGGCTCGCCTGGGCCGAGGTGCAGCAGGTGCCGCTCGCGCAGGTGGACGCCGTCTTCTACCACGTGCGCTCCGACCAGCTGGTGCGCCCGCAGGGGCTGGGGGACCGGTCCGCCCTCGAGGCGCTGCTGCTGGACCGGGGCTGA
- a CDS encoding nucleobase:cation symporter-2 family protein yields MTATAAAPSTAPPAGRHPVDEVPPLRRLAPLGLQHVLAMYAGAVAVPLIVGGALVQAGRLDASDIPYLISADLLVAGIATLIQSLGFWRFGVRLPLMQGCTFAAVSPMIAIGSEYGVTAIYGSVIASGVFMMALAPVFAKLLRFFPPLVTGTVILVIGLSLMPVAAGWAGGGTGSDDFGAPANLGFAAFTLAVIILIERFGPPAVKRLSILAGLLVGTLVAVPFGLADFSAVGEEAWFGVSTPFHFGLPTFQISAIIAMCVVALVIMTETTGDMLAIGEIVDKPVAPRQLADGLRADGLSTVLGGVFNTFPYTAFAQNVGLVSMTRVRSRYVATFAGGVLVVLGLVPKLGGAVEGIPLPVLGGAGVALFGMVAASGVRTLTKVRFNNTNILVVAVAVGVGLLPTVASSIFDQFPTWFQIIFHSGISAGAITAILLNLLLNSDRLQAELADDPELAPHDAVRGPAADPSRHGADATPTTAALPPERS; encoded by the coding sequence ATGACCGCCACCGCCGCAGCCCCGTCCACCGCCCCGCCCGCCGGGCGCCACCCCGTCGACGAGGTCCCCCCGCTCCGCCGGCTCGCCCCGCTCGGCCTGCAGCACGTGCTCGCGATGTACGCCGGCGCGGTGGCCGTGCCGCTCATCGTCGGCGGGGCGCTGGTGCAGGCCGGTCGGCTGGACGCCTCCGACATCCCCTACCTGATCAGCGCCGACCTGCTGGTCGCCGGGATCGCCACCCTCATCCAGTCGCTGGGCTTCTGGCGCTTCGGCGTCCGGCTGCCGCTGATGCAGGGCTGCACGTTCGCGGCGGTCTCGCCGATGATCGCCATCGGCAGCGAGTACGGCGTCACCGCGATCTACGGGTCGGTGATCGCCAGCGGGGTCTTCATGATGGCGCTGGCGCCGGTGTTCGCGAAGCTGCTCCGCTTCTTCCCCCCGCTGGTCACCGGGACGGTCATCCTCGTCATCGGCCTCAGCCTGATGCCGGTGGCCGCCGGCTGGGCGGGCGGTGGCACCGGCAGCGACGACTTCGGCGCGCCGGCGAACCTCGGGTTCGCGGCGTTCACCCTGGCGGTGATCATCCTCATCGAGCGCTTCGGACCGCCCGCGGTCAAGCGGCTCTCGATCCTCGCCGGGCTGCTCGTCGGCACCCTCGTCGCCGTGCCCTTCGGGCTGGCGGACTTCAGCGCCGTCGGCGAGGAGGCCTGGTTCGGCGTCAGCACCCCGTTCCACTTCGGGCTGCCGACGTTCCAGATCAGCGCGATCATCGCCATGTGCGTCGTCGCGCTGGTGATCATGACCGAGACGACGGGGGACATGCTGGCCATCGGCGAGATCGTCGACAAGCCGGTCGCGCCGCGCCAGCTCGCCGACGGCCTCCGCGCGGACGGGCTCTCGACGGTGCTGGGCGGGGTGTTCAACACGTTCCCCTACACGGCGTTCGCCCAGAACGTCGGGCTGGTCTCGATGACCCGGGTGAGGTCCCGCTACGTCGCCACCTTCGCGGGCGGGGTGCTGGTGGTGCTGGGGCTGGTGCCCAAGCTCGGCGGGGCGGTCGAGGGGATCCCGCTGCCGGTGCTCGGCGGCGCCGGCGTCGCGCTCTTCGGGATGGTCGCGGCCAGCGGGGTGCGCACCCTGACGAAGGTCCGCTTCAACAACACGAACATCCTCGTCGTCGCGGTCGCGGTGGGCGTCGGCCTGCTGCCGACCGTGGCGTCGTCGATCTTCGACCAGTTCCCTACCTGGTTCCAGATCATCTTCCACTCCGGCATCTCGGCCGGCGCGATCACCGCGATCCTGCTGAACCTCCTGCTCAACTCCGACCGGCTGCAGGCCGAGCTGGCCGACGACCCGGAGCTGGCCCCGCACGACGCCGTCCGCGGCCCGGCCGCCGACCCGTCGCGGCACGGGGCCGACGCCACGCCGACGACGGCCGCGCTGCCGCCCGAGCGCTCCTGA
- the nudC gene encoding NAD(+) diphosphatase — translation MTTWVTASDLDRVDHHRRSTEWVAGLWRAPDAKLLKLSADGKFTTRADGTRLRMVKPFVDFDSQRHRLLGLLHGAPVFAVEALTEGEVHDLREVGGVLSEAELDIAAAATAVLNWHRLESLCPRCGGPTAVINGGFARHCEACGEDHFPRTDPAVIVAVVDEDDRLLLGGQAHWGNRVSVLAGFVEAGESAEQAIHREIAEEVDVALDELHYFGSQPWPFPRSLMLGYFARATSTTINVDTDEISHAAWYTRDELTAALDAGRLGLPGASSIASRLIATWREGQDPFSKR, via the coding sequence GTGACGACCTGGGTGACCGCGAGCGACCTCGACCGCGTCGACCACCACCGGCGCTCCACCGAGTGGGTCGCCGGTCTGTGGCGGGCGCCGGACGCGAAGCTGCTCAAGCTCAGCGCCGACGGCAAGTTCACCACCCGCGCCGACGGCACCCGGCTGCGGATGGTCAAGCCGTTCGTCGACTTCGACAGCCAGCGCCACCGCCTGCTGGGGCTGCTGCACGGCGCCCCCGTCTTCGCCGTCGAGGCGCTGACCGAGGGCGAGGTGCACGACCTCCGCGAGGTGGGCGGCGTGCTCAGCGAGGCCGAGCTCGACATCGCCGCCGCGGCGACCGCCGTGCTCAACTGGCACCGGCTCGAGTCGCTGTGCCCGCGTTGTGGCGGCCCCACCGCCGTCATCAACGGCGGCTTCGCCCGGCACTGCGAGGCGTGCGGGGAGGACCACTTCCCGCGCACCGACCCGGCCGTCATCGTCGCCGTCGTCGACGAGGACGACCGGCTGCTGCTGGGCGGCCAGGCGCACTGGGGCAACCGCGTCTCGGTGCTCGCCGGGTTCGTCGAGGCGGGGGAGTCGGCCGAGCAGGCCATCCACCGCGAGATCGCCGAGGAGGTCGACGTGGCCCTCGACGAGCTGCACTACTTCGGCAGCCAGCCCTGGCCCTTCCCGCGCTCGCTGATGCTCGGCTACTTCGCCCGTGCGACCAGCACCACCATCAACGTCGACACCGACGAGATCAGCCACGCCGCCTGGTACACCCGCGACGAGCTGACCGCCGCCCTCGACGCCGGCCGGCTGGGTCTGCCCGGGGCCAGCTCCATCGCCTCCCGGCTGATCGCCACCTGGCGCGAGGGGCAGGACCCCTTCAGCAAGCGCTGA
- the recD gene encoding exodeoxyribonuclease V subunit alpha: MSTTTDPAATARPVVPPAPSPGDPALVRHARGLLGTFNTAGVLRPADVHTARAVARMAGEPDERVQLALALAVRALRNGSVCVDLAGVSSTVFDEAEEQVDLTGLPWPEPDAWAEACRASPLVSVGGGGDGSRPLRWHDGQLYLERYWQQEELVRQQLQRRFSGEGYAVDVERARAALERLFPREGLAAGEVDRQQEAAAVSLLSRVTVLAGGPGTGKTTTVARLLALLRDQPGPEPRIALAAPTGKAAARLEEAVRSATAGLGPEDRARVGDVSASTLHRLLGWQPGSRSRFRHDATNHLPHDVVIVDEMSMVSLTMMARLLEAVRPDARLVLVGDPDQLSSVEAGAVLADVARAPGEPSAPLGEELAALGLPGVADEPPPVHGVVQLTRPWRFGGSIEELARAIRASDDDAVVAVLRSGAPDVGFCELELDPETGRVPGPEDLAELADAVRGAGRAARAAAEAGQVGEALAALDQHRLLCAHRRGPYGVTRWSLEAERWLVEAVPGYGEDGEWYLGRPLLVTANDYEMGLYNGDTGVVVSTPQGVRAAFARGAEPSLVAPVRLDAVQTVHAMTVHRAQGSQFTRVSFVVPPPASPLLTRELLYTAVTRATERVLVLGTEEAVRQAVRRPALRASGLRLRLAG; the protein is encoded by the coding sequence GTGAGCACGACGACCGACCCCGCCGCCACCGCCCGGCCCGTGGTGCCGCCGGCGCCGAGCCCGGGCGACCCGGCGCTGGTCCGGCACGCCCGCGGCCTGCTGGGCACCTTCAACACGGCCGGCGTGCTGCGCCCGGCGGACGTGCACACCGCCCGCGCCGTCGCCCGGATGGCCGGTGAGCCCGACGAGCGGGTCCAGCTGGCGCTCGCGCTCGCCGTCCGGGCGCTGCGCAACGGCTCGGTCTGCGTCGACCTGGCCGGGGTCAGCAGCACCGTCTTCGACGAGGCGGAGGAGCAGGTCGACCTCACCGGGCTGCCCTGGCCCGAGCCCGACGCGTGGGCCGAGGCGTGCCGGGCCAGCCCCCTGGTGTCCGTCGGCGGCGGGGGTGACGGCAGCCGGCCGCTGCGCTGGCACGACGGGCAGCTCTACCTGGAGCGCTACTGGCAGCAGGAGGAGCTGGTCCGCCAGCAGCTCCAGAGGCGGTTCAGCGGAGAGGGCTACGCCGTGGACGTCGAGCGCGCCCGCGCCGCCCTCGAGCGGCTCTTCCCGCGCGAGGGGCTGGCCGCGGGCGAGGTCGACCGGCAGCAGGAGGCGGCCGCGGTCAGCCTGCTCAGCCGCGTCACGGTGCTGGCCGGCGGCCCGGGCACGGGCAAGACGACGACGGTGGCCCGGCTGCTGGCCCTGCTGCGCGACCAGCCCGGACCCGAGCCGAGGATCGCGCTGGCGGCCCCCACCGGCAAGGCGGCGGCCCGGCTCGAGGAGGCCGTCCGCTCGGCCACCGCCGGGCTGGGGCCCGAGGACCGAGCCCGGGTCGGCGACGTCAGCGCGTCCACCCTGCACCGGCTGCTGGGCTGGCAGCCGGGCAGCCGCAGCCGGTTCCGCCACGACGCCACCAACCACCTGCCGCACGACGTCGTCATCGTCGACGAGATGTCGATGGTCTCGCTGACGATGATGGCCCGGCTGCTGGAGGCCGTCCGGCCCGACGCCCGGCTGGTGCTGGTCGGGGACCCCGACCAGCTCTCGTCGGTCGAGGCCGGGGCGGTCCTGGCCGACGTCGCCCGGGCCCCGGGTGAGCCGTCCGCCCCGCTGGGCGAGGAGCTGGCCGCGCTCGGGCTGCCCGGGGTGGCCGACGAGCCGCCGCCCGTGCACGGCGTCGTGCAGCTCACCCGGCCGTGGCGCTTCGGCGGCTCCATCGAGGAGCTGGCCCGCGCCATCCGGGCCAGCGACGACGACGCGGTGGTCGCGGTGCTGCGCTCCGGGGCGCCCGACGTCGGCTTCTGCGAGCTGGAGCTGGACCCCGAGACCGGCCGGGTCCCCGGTCCCGAGGACCTCGCCGAGCTGGCCGACGCCGTCCGCGGGGCGGGCCGGGCGGCCCGCGCGGCCGCCGAGGCCGGGCAGGTCGGCGAAGCGCTGGCCGCGCTGGACCAGCACCGCCTGCTCTGCGCCCACCGGCGCGGTCCTTACGGCGTCACCCGGTGGAGCCTGGAGGCCGAGCGCTGGCTGGTCGAGGCGGTGCCCGGCTACGGCGAGGACGGCGAGTGGTACCTGGGCCGGCCGCTGCTGGTCACCGCGAACGACTACGAGATGGGCCTCTACAACGGCGACACCGGCGTGGTGGTCTCGACCCCGCAGGGCGTGCGGGCCGCCTTCGCCCGCGGCGCCGAGCCGTCGCTGGTCGCGCCCGTCCGGCTGGACGCGGTGCAGACCGTGCACGCGATGACGGTGCACCGCGCCCAGGGCAGCCAGTTCACCCGGGTCAGCTTCGTGGTCCCGCCGCCGGCGTCGCCGCTGCTGACCCGCGAGCTGCTCTACACCGCCGTCACCCGGGCGACGGAGCGGGTGCTCGTGCTGGGCACCGAGGAGGCGGTCCGGCAGGCGGTCCGCCGGCCGGCCCTGCGGGCGAGCGGGCTGCGGCTCCGGCTCGCCGGCTGA